A window of Komagataella phaffii GS115 chromosome 1, complete sequence contains these coding sequences:
- a CDS encoding SRR1 domain-containing protein translates to MEWEVQRSKRGKAVKGAANRIRFQAAEKSVDDFLEILEKFRRQLVGFKDNIIVLDSAKKLRCVGLGSPTNSTAALYQLAFLLEIKDSLGIELISAFDPVFEPKDVDLFAKLSIEVEETYEFDKDETTPTIYYMPHLPVGILERTLETVKPRMLLTNDVTLYTLKMKNAEMKEKYPNITRLSNLVKDSSFVLPDDGFIIKKKKMATSTRAYHPLTVLSLLTTLGTLNTYTLPGY, encoded by the coding sequence ATGGAGTGGGAAGTACAGAGAAGTAAACGGGGAAAAGCTGTTAAGGGAGCAGCAAATAGAATACGCTTTCAAGCAGCAGAGAAATCAGTAgatgattttttggaaattttggagaagtttAGGAGACAATTGGTGGGTTTCAAGGACAACATCATTGTACTTGATAGTGCCAAAAAACTAAGGTGTGTTGGACTGGGTTCTCCCACCAACTCCACAGCTGCTTTGTATCAACTAGCATTCTTGTTGGAGATCAAAGACTCTTTGGGCATTGAACTTATATCTGCGTTTGACCCAGTATTTGAACCTAAAGATGTAGATCTCTTTGCCAAGTTGTCCATTGAAGTGGAAGAGACGTACGAATTTGACAAAGACGAAACTACTCCTACTATTTACTACATGCCACATTTGCCTGTTGGGATCTTGGAACGAACTTTAGAAACTGTGAAGCCTCGCATGTTACTCACTAATGATGTAACCTTATACACACTTAAAATGAAAAATGCAgagatgaaagaaaaataccCCAATATTACAAGATTGAGTAACCTGGTCAAGGACTCGTCTTTTGTACTGCCTGATGACGGATTCAtaatcaaaaagaaaaaaatggcaaCTTCCACCCGAGCTTACCATCCACTGACAGTTCTGAGCCTTTTGACTACTCTTGGTACGCTGAACACTTACACTTTACCAGGCTACTGA
- a CDS encoding Ribose-phosphate pyrophosphokinase has protein sequence MRKCKVFVGNSHPELGKLVCERLGMEPAPVTLKKFANGETSVQIGVSVRDEDVYIIQSGSPNINDDIMELLILISACKGGSAANITAVIPQFPYSKQSKMKKHRGAITARMLANLLIMAGADHVVSMDLHASQMQGFFSKPVDNLFGGPTLAKWIRHNVPDYKDAVVVSKNPGGTKRVTALADSLKINFAMIHTDRRRAKDGFEDKKKKKKIQKKVSTLKLNHNNEDAEEENIILSGESQTARVVQGHVVDDAYQSADEAAKPGMESVNSIANGTAHFDQYALGGSYDADNSDDDDEPEAIAQEKLITLVGDVQNRPAIIVDDMIDKPNSFIAAAEHLRLNCGANSCYLVATHGIFSDNCLEILNDCAYIDKIIVTNTYPIDIKKREACKKLVYIDVSTIFAECIRRDHFGESISVLFDNLSSFA, from the coding sequence ATGAGAAAATGTAAAGTATTTGTGGGTAACTCTCATCCTGAGTTGGGAAAACTGGTGTGTGAGAGACTTGGTATGGAACCCGCCCCAGTcacattgaagaagtttGCAAACGGTGAAACAAGTGTCCAAATTGGAGTGTCCGTCAGAGACGAGGACGTGTATATAATTCAAAGTGGAAGTCCAAACATAAATGATGACATCATGGAGCTGTTGATTCTGATCTCTGCTTGCAAAGGTGGCTCGGCTGCCAACATTACGGCTGTGATTCCACAATTCCCTTACTCCAAACAatccaaaatgaaaaaacACAGAGGAGCCATAACAGCAAGAATGCTTGCTAACTTGCTGATCATGGCCGGTGCTGATCATGTGGTGTCTATGGATCTTCATGCTTCACAAATGCAAGGTTTTTTCTCCAAGCCAGTGGATAACCTATTTGGAGGGCCAACCTTAGCTAAATGGATTAGACATAACGTGCCTGACTACAAGGACGCTGTCGTGGTTTCAAAGAACCCAGGTGGAACGAAACGAGTCACTGCATTGGCGGATTCTTTAAAAATTAACTTCGCAATGATCCATACTGATAGAAGGAGAGCTAAAGATGGATTCgaagataagaaaaaaaagaagaagatacAGAAGAAAGTTTCCACTCTTAAGCTCAACCACAACAACGAAGACGCCGAAGAGGAAAATATCATTCTCTCTGGAGAATCTCAAACCGCAAGAGTGGTCCAAGGTCACGTTGTTGATGACGCGTATCAGTCTGCTGATGAGGCAGCCAAGCCAGGGATGGAATCGGTTAATTCTATAGCCAATGGTACTGCCCATTTCGATCAATATGCCCTTGGAGGATCTTACGATGCTGACAATTCtgacgatgatgacgaACCCGAGGCTATTGCCCAAGAGAAATTGATCACCTTAGTGGGTGACGTTCAAAATAGACCGGCAATCATTGTCGATGATATGATTGACAAACCTAACTCCTTCATTGCAGCTGCGGAACATTTAAGGCTTAATTGTGGGGCTAATTCCTGTTATTTGGTGGCCACTCATGGTATCTTCTCCGATAACTGTTTGGAAATTCTCAACGACTGTGCCTACATCGACAAAATTATTGTTACTAATACCTACCCTATAGACAtcaaaaagagagaagcCTGCAAGAAACTGGTCTATATCGATGTTTCGACAATTTTTGCAGAGTGTATCAGAAGAGATCATTTTGGTGAGAGTATTTCTgttttgtttgataatttgtcttcttttgcttgA